The following coding sequences are from one Eublepharis macularius isolate TG4126 chromosome 19, MPM_Emac_v1.0, whole genome shotgun sequence window:
- the EPOR gene encoding erythropoietin receptor, with the protein MRQGGRWETAFLALVLWASSSSSQEGATDFNSKAARLLKEEPLNPKCFSQYLEDLACFWETTEPRRKGENQTTYTFLYKFEEETSLKSCNLKVEYTARNTTRYTCLFRRQDIAAFTPIEVKVLEGHSTNSSLHSRTIWLDKVVFLDPPSNLTVRLMEAPGQLNVSWQPPNLAFLGSSIRYEVKITPEGSEDQKVEIANGRTYCLITNLKGQTRYTLTVRAKPDGVSYNGYWSTWSQAVTVTTTNNLDPLILTLSVILVLIVLLLAFIALMTHRRFLKKKIWPAIPTPEHEFKDLFTIYKGNFQLWLGHQNTYQWWSQYPHYLEEQPFLVEILSDCGNRKVDCPPPLPPKARDLVKLPHSPDVSQDEYLVLDEDLVTHNPRGDGSQLSMDGANSESADVALAVAAETREPSQASSSFEYTVFDPSSESLSPWDRQAEPQLKSTYRMVSDSGISADYSPVGSNVGQASLYTNLCDGGMQPHPFLPTYIMCS; encoded by the exons CTGCCCGTCTGTTGAAGGAGGAGCCCCTGAACCCCAAATGTTTCTCGCAGTATCTGGAAGAcctggcctgcttctgggagACAACGGAGCCccggaggaagggagagaaccaGACAACGTACACCTTCCTCTACAAGTTTGA GGAGGAGACGTCTCTGAAGTCATGCAATCTGAAGGTGGAGTACACCGCCAGGAACACAACCCGCTACACTTGCCTCTTTCGAAGGCAGGACATCGCCGCCTTCACCCCCATCGAAGTCAAGGTCCTTGAAGGGCACTCCACCAACAGCTCTCTGCACTCCAGAACCATTTGGCTGGACAAAGTAG TTTTTCTCGACCCTCCCTCTAACCTGACCGTGCGCCTGATGGAAGCGCCGGGACAGCTGAATGTCAGCTGGCAGCCCCCCAACCTGGCATTCCTGGGCTCCAGCATACGCTACGAGGTGAAGATCACTCCCGAAGGCTCCGAAGACCAGAAG GTTGAAATTGCCAATGGACGGACCTATTGTCTCATCACAAACCTGAAAGGCCAAACCCGATACACGTTGACGGTGAGGGCCAAGCCAGACGGAGTCAGCTACAACGGCTACTGGAGTACCTGGTCTCAGGCCGTGACAGTGACAACGACCAACA ATCTGGATCCCCTCATTCTGACGCTGTCGGTCATTCTGGTACTGATCGTTCTGCTTCTGGCCTTCATTGCCCTAATGACTCACCGCAG GTTTTTGAAGAAGAAGATCTGGCCTGCTATCCCCACTCCAGAACATGAATTCAAGGACCTTTTCACCATCTACAAGGGGAACTTCCAG CTATGGCTGGGGCATCAGAACACTTACCAGTGGTGGAGCCAGTACCCTCACTACCTGGAGGAGCAACCATTCTTGGTGGAGATACTCTCTGACTGCGGCAACAGGAAAGTGGActgtcctcctcccctcccccccaaggccCGTGACTTGGTGAAGCTCCCACATTCTCCAGATGTATCCCAAGATGAGTACCTGGTATTAGATGAAGACTTGGTAACACACAACCCCAGAGGAGATGGTTCTCAACTGTCCATGGATGGTGCCAACAGCGAGAGCGCGGACGTAGCCCTTGCTGTAGCAGCAGAGACCCGAGAGCCCAGCCAGGCTTCTTCTAGCTTTGAGTACACTGTGTTTGATCCCAGCTCAGAGAGCCTCTCCCCTTGGGACCGCCAGGCAGAGCCTCAGCTGAAGAGCACCTACCGGATGGTGTCGGACTCTGGGATCTCTGCCGACTACAGCCCTGTGGGCTCCAACGTTGGCCAGGCGAGCTTGTACACCAACCTCTGTGATGGGGGAATGCAGCCCCATCCTTTCCTACCCACATACATTATGTGCTCATAG